In a single window of the Montipora capricornis isolate CH-2021 chromosome 11, ASM3666992v2, whole genome shotgun sequence genome:
- the LOC138024448 gene encoding E3 ubiquitin-protein ligase TRIM71-like, which produces MDVQQPFKNLKKEAECPLCIETVKNPKTLPCLHSFCLECLDRHANFARRQLKATIKCPVCQTSFQIPETYTFENLPSSFHLNRLVDVLALEDASVQSQRCNSCDENNTATCYCFVCQDFLCASCFEAHQRLKASRGHRNVLIDKLQAQDVQELIHRPVMCSQQFHEDQALEFYCEDCKVLICHKCTVVSHDRHSKTDTQKAAQEQRMQMSDAVAKVKAEMVRYESEIKKQTDLRNKSKVEILNEEKKMTDTVEKLIRDLREHERKMKDKFREIYEAEQKHHATRLENFELVATQLKSCFERCQSILDRNFSVEILQTNHAILGRCNELLNVRKPDLYMSPHVHYLVEKKLDLMDRVVVTKTDPSKCLAEGQDSKEVKERKETYFVIVTKDSEEFQCYQQDDKIKVNILTPEGDQLKTDIKDTKDGKYTVTYTPQDAGQHRLEILVNGQPLTGSPWIVQINQHRYQFAFQLGSEGKGQGKIYGIHDIDVSDKTGTIAVADSRNNRIQLFSSEGKFRREIKLDVIPSSVTFTDSGDLMTLVPSSDNKLRVFSEEGYFIKHINDKHLDKPHHLSIASDGRIIITDYVDKKIKVLSPDGNDLFQSFSAPDCNKFPFFAIYHQNKFFVSYFFAYCVKVFDKRGVYLHDIGCKGSNDGQFDGPGGLVIDKYNQLIVCDLRNHRLQLFTLSGTFLSKIDGQYFKNGNRPYYVAINSGGSLVVGGFLNSRISVFH; this is translated from the coding sequence ATGGATGTTCAACAGCCTTTCAAGAATCTTAAAAAGGAAGCAGAATGCCCATTGTGCATAGAGACTGTCAAAAATCCCAAGACATTACCATGTCTTCACTCATTCTGCCTGGAGTGTCTCGACAGACATGCAAACTTCGCAAGGAGACAGCTAAAAGCGACAATCAAATGTCCGGTTTGCCAGACTTCATTTCAAATTCCCGAAACATACACCTTCGAAAATTTGCCGTCATCGTTTCATCTCAACCGATTGGTTGATGTTCTGGCTCTAGAAGATGCCAGCGTACAGTCTCAAAGATGCAACAGTTGTGACGAGAACAACACCGCAACATGTTACTGTTTCGTGTGCCAGGATTTTCTGTGCGCATCTTGTTTTGAAGCTCACCAACGCTTGAAGGCCTCAAGGGGTCATCGCAATGTTTTGATCGACAAACTGCAAGCGCAAGATGTGCAAGAGTTGATCCACAGACCCGTGATGTGTTCACAGCAATTTCATGAAGATCAAGCTCTCGAATTTTACTGTGAAGACTGTAAAGTTCTGATTTGCCACAAATGCACTGTAGTGAGTCACGATCGACACTCTAAGACAGACACTCAGAAAGCAGCACAAGAACAAAGGATGCAAATGTCCGACGCTGTGGCCAAAGTGAAAGCGGAAATGGTCAGATATGAGagtgaaattaagaaacaaactgacctaagaaacaaaagcaaagttgaaattttgaacgaggaaaagaaaatgacagacaCTGTGGAAAAATTGATTCGTGATTTGCGAGAACACGAGAGGAAAATGAAGGACAAGTTTCGTGAAATTTATGAAGCGGAACAAAAACATCACGCAACGCGACTGGAAAACTTCGAGCTGGTTGCCACCCAGCTGAAAAGCTGCTTCGAACGCTGTCAGAGTATCTTGGATAGAAACTTCAGCGTCgaaattctacaaacaaatcacgCCATCCTCGGACGTTGTAATGAACTGTTAAATGTAAGAAAACCCGATCTTTACATGTCGCCACATGTACATTACTTGgtggaaaagaaattggatCTTATGGATCGAGTTGTTGTCACGAAGACTGATCCCTCAAAGTGCTTAGCTGAAGGTCAAGACAGCAAGgaagtaaaagaaaggaaggagacatattttgtcattgttaCAAAGGATTCAGAAGAATTTCAATGTTATCAACAAGATGATAAAATCAAAGTCAACATATTGACTCCAGAAGGTGATCAACTAAAAACAGACATTAAAGACACCAAAGACGGCAAATACACAGTGACATACACACCACAAGATGCCGGACAACACAGATTAGAGATCCTTGTGAATGGACAGCCGCTGACTGGTAGTCCTTGGATTGTGCAGATTAATCAGCATCGATATCAATTTGCCTTTCAGTTAGGTTCAGAAGGGAAGGGACAAGGAAAAATTTATGGCATTCACGATATTGATGTGAGTGATAAAACGGGAACGATTGCTGTTGCAGATAGCAGGAATAACAGAATTCAACTGTTTAGCTCTGAAGGAAAGTTTCGAAGGGAGATAAAACTTGATGTTATACCTTCGTCGGTGACATTTACAGACTCTGGCGACCTGATGACTTTAGTTCCGAGCAGCGACAATAAGCTTCGTGTGTTCAGTGAGGAGGGGTACTTCATCAAACACATCAATGATAAACATCTTGATAAACCACATCACCTTTCCATTGCGAGTGATGGTCGTATAATAATAACTGACTATGTAGACAAGAAAATCAAGGTCCTCTCCCCTGATGGGAATGACTTGTTCCAATCCTTCAGTGCCCCAGACTGTAATAAATTCCCGTTCTTCGCTATTTATCACCAGAacaaattctttgtttcttatTTCTTTGCTTATTGTGTCAAGGTATTTGACAAAAGAGGAGTGTATTTACATGACATCGGCTGTAAGGGGTCCAATGATGGCCAGTTTGATGGTCCTGGTGGACTCGTTATTGACAAGTACAACCAACTCATTGTGTGTGATTTACGTAACCATAGGCTGCAACT